A window of Salvelinus sp. IW2-2015 unplaced genomic scaffold, ASM291031v2 Un_scaffold925, whole genome shotgun sequence contains these coding sequences:
- the LOC112069189 gene encoding LOW QUALITY PROTEIN: KICSTOR complex protein ITFG2-like (The sequence of the model RefSeq protein was modified relative to this genomic sequence to represent the inferred CDS: inserted 1 base in 1 codon), producing MRSLSYVQRVSFDFPGTLFPHAICLGDAENDSLNELIVGDTSGKLHVYKKDDSKPWITRTCVGMLTCVGVGDICNKGRNFVVAVGAEGWFHLFDLSAVAGAKSDLSSQQEALFSDDQKPCFSQHIPANTKVILISDIDGDGRSELVVGYTDRVVRAFRXEEPTDSSDLSSGQLVLLKKWLLVGQVDSLSVNPDLEGLPELMVSQPGCGFAILLCTWTQQGSSEVGPGEEAPPTPGSEGPSRDVILHLTTGRIHNKNVSTHLIGSISRGSKGDSSKCGLFALCTLDGTLKLMDSSEQLKWSVQVDHQLFSLQKLDVTGDGREEVVACAWDGQTYIIDHNRMVVRFQFDENVNAFCAGQYNCKDGKNSPCLVYVSFNHKIYVYWRVELERMEPTHLLRVLEERPEFKARLEQLGVDAEDREAVRELVGDTLYGHTLKKQAG from the exons ATGCGGTCCTTGAGCTATGTTCAGCGTGTTAGTTTTGATTTCCCCGGAACCCTTTTCCCTCATGCAATTTGTCTTGGGGATGCGGARAATGACTCG CTGAATGAACTTATTGTGGGTGACACCAGTGGAAAGCTGCATGTGTACAAGAAGGATGACTCCAAGCCTTGGATCACTAGAACATGTGTGGGCATG CTCACCTGTGTTGGTGTTGGAGACATATGCAACAAAGGAAGG AACTTTGTAGTTGCTGTGGGTGCAGAGGGATGGTTTCACCTGTTTGACCTGTCTGCAGTGGCAGGAGCCAAGTCAGATTTATCCAGCCAGCAAGAGGCGCTGTTCTCTGACGACCAGAAACcctgcttctctcagcacatTCCTGCCAACACCAAAGTCATCCTTATTAGTGACATAG ATGGGGATGGGCGCAGTGAGCTTGTAGTGGGATACACAGACCGTGTGGTGAGAGCGTTCC GGGAGGAGCCCACCGATTCTTCAGACCTGAGCTCTGGACAGCTGGTCCTGCTGAAGAAGTGGCTTCTGGTAG GACAGGTGGACAGCCTGTCAGTAAACCCAGACCTAGAGGGTCTTCCTGAACTGATGGTGTCCCAGCCTGGTTGTGGCTTTGCCATCCTGCTGTGCACATGGACACAACAGGGCTCCTCTGAGGTGGGGCCTGGGGAGGAGGCCCCACCCACTCCTGGCAG CGAGGGTCCCTCCAGAGACGTAATTCTGCATCTGACCACTGGTCGGATCCACAACAAGAACGTCTCCACTCATCTCATCGGGAGCATAAGCAGAGGCTCCAAAGGCGACTCCTCTAAATGCGGCCTGTTTGCCCTCTGTACTCTAGATG GCACACTGAAACTGATGGACAGTTCAGAGCAGTTGAAATGGTCAGTGCAGGTGGATCACCAGCTCTTTTCTCTGCAGAAGCTGGACGTCACA GGCGACGGCAGAGAGGAGGTGGTGGCGTGTGCCTGGGATGGTCAGACCTACATCATCGACCACAACCGCATGGTGGTGCGGTTCCAATTTGACGAGAACGTCAATGCTTTCTGTGCAG GTCAGTACAACTGTAAGGATGGCAAGAACAGCCCCTGTCTGGTGTACGTCAGCTTCAACCACAAGATCTATGTGTACTGGAGGGTGGAGCTGGAGCGCATGGAGCCCACCCATCTCCTTAGGGTCCTGGAGGAGAGGCCAGAGTTCAAGGCCCGGCTGGAGCAACTGGGAGTGG ACGCCGAGGACAGGGAGGCCGTGagagagctggtgggagacacGCTCTACGGACACACGCTGAAGAAGCAGGCCGGATGA
- the ascl1a gene encoding achaete-scute homolog 1a: MDITAKMEINVSQQHFMPPSCFFAAAAQSIQLSPTSSQGSGKSASKVKRQRSSSPELLRCKRRLNFAGFGYSLPQQQPHTVARRNERERNRVKLVNNGFATLREHVPNGAANKKMSKVETLRSAVEYIRALQQLLDEHDAVSAAFQSGVLSPNNYPNEMNSMAGSPVSSYSSDEGSYDPLSPEEQELLDFTNWF; the protein is encoded by the coding sequence ATGGACATCACAGCAAAGATGGAAATAAATGTGAGCCAGCAGCACTTCATGCCGCCCTCCTGCTTCTTTGCTGCCGCAGCGCAGAGTATCCAGCTCAGCCCTACCAGCAGCCAAGGGAGCGGCAAGTCAGCATCCAAGGTGAAGAGACAGCGCTCATCCTCGCCTGAGCTGCTAAGATGCAAGAGGAGGCTGAACTTTGCCGGCTTTGGGTACAGCCTGCCGCAGCAGCAGCCGCACACTGTGGCGCGGCGGAACGAGAGGGAGCGCAACAGAGTGAAACTTGTCAACAATGGCTTCGCCACTCTCCGGGAACACGTCCCCAATGGCGCGGCCAACAAGAAGATGAGCAAAGTGGAAACGTTACGGTCGGCGGTGGAGTACATTCGCGCACTGCAGCAACTTTTGGATGAGCACGACGCGGTGAGCGCAGCGTTTCAGTCCGGGGTCCTGTCGCCCAACAACTACCCCAACGAGATGAACTCCATGGCAGGCTCTCCAGTGTCCTCCTACTCGTCCGATGAGGGGTCCTACGACCCTCTCAGTCCCGAGGAGCAGGAACTCCTGGACTTCACCAACTGGTTCTGA